Proteins from a single region of Candidatus Scalindua japonica:
- a CDS encoding YlbF family regulator, with the protein MEEILEIASKLGAAIVSHNRYKTFKDAEEQLKNDDEAKEISEELEKQSKKVSALDTD; encoded by the coding sequence ATGGAAGAAATTTTAGAAATAGCGTCAAAATTAGGCGCTGCCATTGTAAGCCATAATAGATATAAAACGTTTAAGGACGCCGAAGAACAGTTAAAAAACGACGATGAAGCAAAGGAAATTTCAGAAGAATTGGAAAAACAGAGTAAAAAGGTCTCTGCGCTTGACACCGATTAA
- a CDS encoding IS66 family transposase, with protein sequence MLLEEKIFYLLYLPFTCWSERFDKRQQLLFGNEDAACEVEPATETKVPEHTRKTGGRRVPPQHLPRVRVEHDLLEEEKQCSCGSCLNRIGEEVSFQYDVIPARFQVIENIKFKYSCSNSKCKQPPITAQQSPPAPLPRTQASPGVLAWVGSSKFADGLPLNRIASIAGKRFGVPFTSTTLADWMIKGAEQIISPLVATMENALDGHDYLHIDETTLQF encoded by the coding sequence ATGCTACTCGAAGAAAAGATTTTCTACCTCCTTTATCTTCCTTTCACTTGTTGGTCTGAGCGTTTTGATAAGCGCCAGCAATTGCTGTTCGGTAACGAGGATGCTGCTTGTGAGGTTGAACCTGCAACCGAAACTAAGGTACCTGAGCACACCAGAAAGACTGGTGGTCGACGTGTCCCTCCCCAGCATCTTCCGCGTGTTCGCGTGGAGCATGATCTGCTGGAAGAAGAGAAACAGTGTTCCTGTGGTTCTTGCCTGAATCGAATAGGAGAAGAGGTTTCATTTCAGTACGACGTGATTCCCGCCAGGTTTCAAGTAATAGAGAACATTAAGTTCAAGTACAGTTGCTCTAACTCCAAGTGCAAGCAACCGCCAATAACTGCACAACAAAGTCCACCGGCTCCTTTGCCTCGAACCCAAGCATCACCAGGTGTTCTTGCCTGGGTTGGTTCGAGCAAATTTGCTGATGGTCTTCCGCTAAACCGTATAGCTTCTATTGCTGGAAAACGTTTTGGCGTACCGTTCACCAGTACCACATTGGCAGACTGGATGATCAAAGGTGCAGAGCAAATTATTTCTCCTCTGGTAGCTACCATGGAAAATGCGCTTGATGGACATGACTATCTTCACATTGATGAAACCACCCTTCAGTTCTGA
- a CDS encoding transposase domain-containing protein: MWLFAQSEAGARATATWYSLVETARANGLEPYWYLRKVFEEMPMYLRDRKPVNDEDPGKQDYKEEEPIERSDELEKHSKKVYALEKELKPVEVEDKKRLQQLKEKAASNQSIQNFLKVQVDYVELMTKVNKCIEAELTSKKSQNE; the protein is encoded by the coding sequence GTGTGGTTGTTTGCACAAAGCGAGGCCGGTGCAAGGGCAACTGCAACTTGGTATTCGCTGGTTGAAACTGCAAGGGCTAATGGATTAGAGCCTTACTGGTATCTTCGAAAGGTTTTCGAAGAGATGCCAATGTATTTACGAGATCGAAAACCAGTAAATGATGAGGACCCCGGGAAACAGGATTACAAGGAAGAGGAGCCAATCGAAAGATCTGATGAATTGGAAAAACACAGTAAAAAGGTCTATGCGCTTGAGAAGGAGTTAAAGCCTGTTGAGGTTGAGGATAAAAAGAGGCTCCAGCAATTAAAGGAAAAAGCAGCATCTAATCAATCCATACAAAATTTTTTAAAAGTTCAAGTTGATTACGTTGAATTAATGACAAAGGTCAATAAGTGTATAGAAGCGGAACTGACATCTAAAAAAAGTCAGAATGAATAA
- a CDS encoding 3'-5' exoribonuclease YhaM family protein, which produces MIRKFISQLNGGTTIDDIFLVQNKDLRTTKNGSLYIQAQLSDRTGTIDARMWDASTPFFESLGDDTFLRIKGRTEIYQNKIQLIIKQILKTSQEDIQLEDYLPSTEQDVNKMFSELKQIVSSIKQPHLKDLLALFFSDKDFCKRFCSAPAAVQYHHAFLGGLLEHTLSVAKLGDIIAPLYPGLNRDLLICGIILHDIGKISELCYERNFHYSDEGQLIGHLISGVLMVEERAKQIDGFPKTLLDLLRHLILSHHGEYEWGSPKLPMTLEALALHYLDNIDAKIHAFNKAILNDKDPNDNWTNYNRMLERKLFKKSHNYI; this is translated from the coding sequence ATGATAAGAAAGTTTATTTCACAACTTAATGGCGGGACTACAATTGACGATATCTTTTTAGTTCAGAACAAAGATTTAAGGACCACAAAGAACGGTAGCTTATATATCCAGGCCCAGTTATCTGATCGTACAGGAACGATTGATGCGAGGATGTGGGACGCAAGCACACCATTTTTTGAATCTCTTGGTGATGACACATTCTTAAGAATTAAGGGCAGAACAGAGATCTACCAGAATAAAATTCAGTTAATCATAAAACAGATTTTAAAGACCAGCCAGGAAGATATACAACTTGAAGATTATCTACCAAGTACAGAACAGGATGTAAACAAAATGTTTTCTGAGTTAAAACAAATTGTCAGCTCAATCAAACAGCCTCATTTAAAAGACCTTCTCGCTCTTTTCTTTAGCGACAAGGACTTTTGCAAGCGTTTCTGCTCAGCGCCGGCAGCAGTACAATACCACCACGCTTTCCTTGGTGGTTTACTAGAGCATACTTTATCGGTTGCAAAGTTGGGAGATATTATCGCTCCACTATATCCCGGTTTAAACAGAGATTTGTTAATCTGCGGGATAATACTTCACGACATAGGCAAGATCAGTGAACTCTGTTATGAAAGAAACTTTCATTATTCAGACGAAGGCCAACTCATAGGACACCTGATATCAGGCGTACTCATGGTCGAAGAGAGAGCGAAGCAGATAGACGGTTTTCCCAAAACTTTGTTAGATCTATTAAGGCATTTGATCTTGAGTCACCACGGAGAATACGAATGGGGCTCGCCAAAACTTCCGATGACATTAGAGGCCCTTGCACTCCATTACCTGGACAATATAGACGCAAAAATACACGCTTTTAACAAGGCAATTTTAAATGATAAGGATCCCAATGATAATTGGACTAATTACAACAGGATGCTGGAAAGAAAATTATTTAAAAAATCTCATAATTATATTTAA
- a CDS encoding GIY-YIG nuclease family protein has protein sequence MVEESIQKGGIYKLVIELSKNKEIKIGKLGTFVFPKGYYVYTGSAQNGLEKRINRHLSSDKKFHWHIDYLLAYAKVINVLTYVGKKDECRINSMTGQKKSATRIVKKFGSSDCDCVTHLYYFKNIPTDFTDSC, from the coding sequence ATGGTTGAAGAGTCGATACAAAAAGGGGGGATTTATAAATTGGTTATTGAGCTTTCTAAGAATAAGGAAATCAAGATTGGCAAGCTTGGTACATTTGTTTTTCCTAAAGGTTATTATGTTTATACGGGGAGTGCTCAAAATGGTCTTGAGAAAAGGATAAACAGGCACCTTTCTAGTGATAAGAAATTTCATTGGCACATTGATTATCTTTTGGCTTATGCGAAGGTTATAAATGTGCTCACATATGTTGGTAAAAAGGATGAGTGTAGAATAAATAGTATGACAGGGCAAAAAAAAAGTGCGACCCGGATTGTGAAGAAGTTTGGATCTTCAGACTGTGATTGTGTAACACATCTCTATTACTTTAAAAATATTCCAACAGATTTTACTGATTCATGTTGA
- a CDS encoding lysophospholipid acyltransferase family protein — protein sequence MKIIIKVFYTIYAWIINVTLWSAGYSVSLISTLGIKEKEAKYNSIERIFTQISFRLLGINFDVKGVENIPDDEPVIFVSNHQSFMDIKLSIAAIPRNFSFISKDILFKIPILGKYMKTSGHIGIRRDEERNAYGTLNEVIKKLDGGKSIIFFPEGTRSENGELGKFKRGISLIILKSGRRVIPTAIIGSRGYLPKSSILSNPEHRDIGFRFGKPLKFPKVEKEDRALSKDVVAKVRSEVSKLLYN from the coding sequence ATGAAGATAATTATTAAGGTGTTTTATACCATATATGCGTGGATTATAAATGTTACATTATGGTCTGCCGGTTATTCTGTTTCATTAATTTCTACACTAGGCATTAAAGAAAAAGAGGCTAAATATAACTCTATAGAACGCATATTTACGCAGATTTCATTCAGGCTTTTAGGAATAAATTTTGATGTTAAAGGTGTTGAAAATATTCCGGATGATGAGCCTGTAATATTTGTTTCGAATCATCAGAGCTTTATGGACATTAAGCTGTCAATAGCCGCTATTCCCAGAAATTTCAGCTTTATTTCTAAGGACATTCTTTTCAAAATACCGATACTTGGAAAATACATGAAAACTTCAGGCCATATTGGTATTCGTAGAGACGAAGAGAGAAATGCTTACGGGACCTTGAATGAAGTCATAAAAAAACTTGATGGTGGTAAGTCAATAATTTTTTTTCCCGAGGGTACAAGAAGTGAAAATGGAGAGCTTGGAAAGTTTAAGAGAGGTATTTCGTTGATTATCCTGAAGTCGGGCAGGAGGGTAATACCAACGGCTATTATAGGGAGTCGAGGGTATTTGCCGAAAAGCAGTATTCTCAGTAATCCTGAACACCGGGATATTGGGTTTAGATTTGGTAAACCGCTTAAGTTCCCGAAGGTAGAGAAAGAAGACAGGGCGCTTTCGAAGGATGTAGTGGCAAAAGTAAGATCCGAAGTTTCAAAACTTCTTTATAATTAA
- the queA gene encoding tRNA preQ1(34) S-adenosylmethionine ribosyltransferase-isomerase QueA, whose amino-acid sequence MNTTPYKTSNYDYDLPKNLIAQYPITKRDESRLLVLHKKSSRIEHRKFHEIIEYLNCGDVLVLNDTKVSPARIHGTRTTGGKVEGLIIKELEENTWEVLLQSNHRLKENEVLNFDNGVKGQILWRNETGSWIIRSEDREKFIKMIESSGRMPLPPYIKRDSNNKSHGIHDEERYQTIYAKTTGAIAAPTAGLHFTSKLLEEITCKGINIVYITLHVGLGTFKPIHKEDFRQHTIHKEFYNIPEEAIDTINKAKSHGKRIIATGTTTCRALETIAKNQTTGKNSGWTNLFIYPPYKFKLTDSLITNFHLQRSTLLLLVSAFAGRENIATSYEEAISHSYRFYSYGDCMLIL is encoded by the coding sequence ATGAATACGACTCCCTACAAAACCAGCAACTACGATTATGATCTTCCAAAGAATCTTATCGCTCAATACCCAATAACAAAAAGAGATGAATCACGCCTGCTTGTACTTCATAAGAAAAGCTCTAGAATTGAGCACAGAAAATTTCATGAAATTATTGAATATTTAAATTGTGGAGATGTTTTAGTCCTGAATGACACTAAAGTGTCCCCCGCAAGGATTCATGGCACCAGAACAACAGGTGGCAAAGTAGAGGGTCTTATTATAAAAGAGCTTGAAGAGAATACATGGGAAGTTCTTTTACAATCAAATCATAGACTAAAAGAAAATGAAGTCCTCAATTTTGATAACGGCGTAAAAGGACAGATTTTATGGCGAAATGAGACAGGGAGTTGGATAATTAGATCTGAGGACAGAGAAAAATTTATAAAAATGATCGAAAGTTCCGGCCGCATGCCACTACCACCATATATAAAGAGAGATTCAAATAACAAATCGCATGGAATACATGACGAAGAACGCTATCAAACAATTTATGCAAAAACAACAGGAGCAATTGCTGCGCCCACCGCTGGCCTTCACTTCACATCAAAACTACTGGAAGAAATAACTTGCAAAGGAATAAACATAGTTTACATAACTTTACATGTTGGTTTAGGAACATTCAAACCCATACATAAAGAAGATTTCAGACAACATACTATACACAAAGAGTTTTATAATATTCCTGAAGAAGCAATAGATACCATAAATAAAGCAAAGTCACATGGCAAAAGAATTATTGCAACTGGAACAACAACGTGTAGAGCTCTGGAAACAATAGCAAAAAATCAAACAACAGGAAAAAATTCAGGATGGACCAATTTGTTTATATATCCACCATACAAGTTTAAACTTACAGACTCATTGATAACGAACTTCCACCTGCAGAGGTCAACGTTACTTCTACTTGTGTCTGCCTTTGCAGGACGGGAAAACATCGCTACTTCTTACGAAGAAGCTATAAGCCACAGCTATAGGTTCTACAGCTATGGAGATTGCATGCTAATACTATAG
- the mraZ gene encoding division/cell wall cluster transcriptional repressor MraZ codes for MAIFTGKHLHTIDDKNRLAIPSSIRKCIDEESEGSGFFVTPGLDKCLALYSPLHFKEISEKYHAQVSTNRKARNFQRHFFSNSKKVDCDKQGRIIIPPMHMNYAGLNKDVIIVGVMDKIEIWDSKCWDEVEAENSESFEQDAEDLFCLGSLPSL; via the coding sequence ATGGCCATATTTACTGGAAAACATCTACATACTATTGACGATAAAAACCGATTAGCCATACCTTCTTCGATACGAAAATGTATTGATGAAGAATCAGAGGGTAGTGGGTTTTTCGTAACACCAGGTCTGGATAAATGCCTTGCGCTTTATTCGCCGCTTCATTTCAAAGAAATTTCAGAAAAATACCATGCACAAGTGTCTACAAATAGAAAAGCCCGGAATTTTCAGCGCCATTTTTTTTCAAACTCAAAAAAAGTTGATTGTGACAAACAGGGAAGAATTATCATTCCTCCAATGCACATGAACTATGCCGGTCTTAATAAGGACGTCATTATTGTCGGAGTAATGGACAAGATAGAGATATGGGACTCAAAATGTTGGGATGAAGTTGAAGCAGAAAACAGCGAGAGCTTTGAACAAGACGCAGAGGATCTCTTTTGTCTGGGGTCTCTCCCAAGCTTATAA
- the rsmH gene encoding 16S rRNA (cytosine(1402)-N(4))-methyltransferase RsmH, with the protein MISLDADLSPHRPVMLDEAISFIKPGNGDIIVDATIGAGGHSCEILKKIKPDGRLIGIDKDAEILKISGKFLSKISDCYELYQADFDDLGCVLEKLRISKVNGILLDLGVSSLQLDSPDRGFSFSKEGPLDMRMDRTQGITAEDLLKRLSEREMADIFWRYGEERRSRRIARAIMQEKKRGVGIKTTTQLAKIVEKALYIPGKYQKQRRIHPATRVFQALRIVVNEELKSLEHFLNNIYEFLTSGSRIVVISFHSLEDRLVKMAFRKEQNISRLEILTKKPLVPLDSEIRENPRSRSAKLRAAERT; encoded by the coding sequence ATGATTTCTCTTGATGCTGACCTTTCGCCGCATAGACCTGTTATGCTTGATGAGGCTATAAGTTTTATTAAGCCGGGTAATGGCGACATTATAGTTGATGCTACAATTGGTGCAGGAGGGCATAGTTGTGAAATATTAAAGAAAATCAAACCTGATGGGCGTCTTATTGGAATAGATAAAGATGCTGAGATACTGAAGATATCAGGTAAATTTCTATCAAAGATAAGTGATTGTTACGAACTGTATCAAGCTGATTTCGATGATTTAGGCTGTGTGCTTGAAAAATTAAGGATTAGTAAGGTCAATGGTATTCTGCTTGACCTGGGAGTTTCTTCATTGCAATTGGATTCTCCGGATCGTGGTTTTAGCTTTAGCAAAGAAGGACCTTTAGATATGAGAATGGATAGAACACAGGGTATAACTGCTGAAGATTTGCTAAAAAGACTTTCTGAAAGAGAAATGGCAGATATTTTCTGGAGATATGGTGAGGAGAGAAGATCCAGGCGTATTGCAAGGGCAATTATGCAGGAGAAGAAACGTGGTGTTGGTATAAAGACAACGACACAATTAGCAAAAATCGTTGAAAAAGCTCTGTACATTCCCGGAAAATATCAAAAGCAAAGAAGGATTCATCCTGCCACTCGTGTATTTCAGGCATTACGAATAGTTGTTAATGAGGAGCTAAAAAGCCTGGAGCATTTTCTAAATAATATCTATGAGTTTCTAACCAGTGGGTCGAGAATTGTTGTAATATCGTTTCATTCTCTTGAGGATCGGCTAGTAAAAATGGCTTTTCGTAAAGAGCAAAATATATCGCGCCTGGAAATTCTGACAAAAAAACCTCTTGTTCCTCTCGATTCTGAGATCAGAGAAAACCCCAGATCCAGAAGCGCTAAACTTCGAGCAGCAGAAAGGACATAA
- a CDS encoding peptidoglycan D,D-transpeptidase FtsI family protein — protein MQKSETIPKSFKIRANILCICIFVIFAALLYQLIRIQLFDHKKYSTLAFSQQFKKQGIPTRRGNVFDRRGKPLAKSIQVSSVFADPLSIEDTGKTAKVLSNVLGLKKADVVNLLNKKKRFVWIKRRISDEQADVVSQFNLKGIGLRQEHKRVYPYETLCSQVLGFTDVDENGIEGIEKSLNHIFSGSKGSKVVEKDGFQHQFATLKEKTVSAKYGNSVYLTIDCEVQKIVEEELEKACQQWNPNSAIAIAMDPSTGEVLAMANYPTFDPNFVCDSKAEERRNRAITDCFEPGSLIKPLIVSAALDSGLVKEDEILFCYNGAYPVNGGRRVIRDSHSYGNLSVAEIIVHSSNIGMAQLGQRIKKDKLHRYLDDFAFGKKTGISLPGEAKGIVWPVKRWSVDSEMSISYGYETTVTPIQMVTAFCSIANGGTLLKPRIISKITDYSGKRVKKKYDTPRRIRRVISPEIARKVMSPILEDVVNEGTGKKANLSMYRVAGKTGTAQKLIMVGDEMEYSKKHHIGSFVGFAPAEEPKICVLVSLNEPKKKDDKYIYYGGSVAAPAVSKIIEKTLNYMEFGPQYVQLAQK, from the coding sequence ATGCAAAAATCAGAAACGATTCCAAAGAGTTTTAAAATAAGGGCAAATATCTTGTGTATCTGTATATTTGTAATTTTTGCAGCCCTTCTCTATCAACTGATTCGTATACAGCTTTTTGATCATAAAAAATATTCTACTTTAGCGTTTTCACAGCAATTTAAAAAACAGGGTATTCCTACAAGAAGGGGGAATGTTTTTGACAGAAGAGGAAAGCCTCTGGCAAAATCAATTCAAGTAAGCTCTGTTTTTGCGGATCCTTTGTCGATAGAGGATACAGGTAAAACTGCTAAGGTTTTATCAAATGTGTTGGGCCTCAAGAAGGCAGATGTTGTTAATTTGTTAAACAAGAAGAAAAGGTTTGTCTGGATAAAAAGAAGAATATCGGATGAACAGGCGGATGTGGTAAGTCAGTTTAATCTTAAAGGTATTGGCTTAAGGCAAGAACACAAAAGGGTCTATCCATATGAAACACTCTGTTCTCAGGTCTTAGGTTTTACCGATGTAGATGAAAATGGAATTGAAGGTATAGAAAAATCCCTTAATCATATTTTTTCCGGAAGTAAAGGTTCAAAGGTAGTAGAAAAAGATGGTTTCCAGCATCAATTTGCCACTTTAAAGGAAAAAACGGTCTCCGCAAAATATGGAAATAGTGTCTATCTAACTATTGATTGTGAGGTTCAGAAAATAGTTGAGGAGGAGCTTGAGAAAGCATGTCAACAGTGGAACCCGAACTCCGCTATTGCTATTGCAATGGACCCTTCTACAGGAGAGGTGTTAGCAATGGCTAATTACCCTACATTTGATCCAAATTTTGTTTGTGATTCAAAAGCGGAAGAGAGGCGTAACAGGGCAATAACTGATTGCTTTGAACCGGGCTCATTGATTAAACCCTTAATTGTAAGTGCCGCACTGGATAGTGGTCTGGTGAAAGAGGATGAAATACTTTTCTGTTATAACGGTGCATATCCAGTAAATGGTGGAAGGAGAGTAATTAGAGACTCTCATTCTTACGGTAATTTAAGTGTAGCTGAGATCATAGTTCATTCGAGCAATATAGGGATGGCACAATTAGGGCAGAGAATAAAGAAGGATAAATTACATAGATATTTGGATGATTTTGCTTTTGGTAAAAAAACAGGAATATCATTACCAGGTGAAGCCAAAGGTATTGTGTGGCCGGTTAAACGATGGTCAGTTGATTCAGAAATGTCTATTTCCTACGGGTATGAGACAACCGTAACTCCAATACAGATGGTGACCGCCTTCTGTTCCATTGCTAATGGTGGAACGTTATTGAAACCGCGAATAATCAGTAAGATAACTGACTATTCAGGTAAAAGGGTGAAAAAAAAATATGATACTCCTCGACGAATCAGGAGAGTAATCTCTCCGGAGATTGCGAGGAAAGTAATGTCTCCAATCCTTGAGGATGTTGTAAATGAAGGTACCGGTAAAAAAGCAAATCTTTCTATGTATAGGGTCGCCGGTAAGACAGGAACGGCTCAGAAATTAATAATGGTTGGTGATGAAATGGAATATTCTAAAAAACACCACATTGGTTCATTTGTAGGGTTTGCGCCTGCGGAGGAACCAAAAATCTGTGTTTTGGTGTCATTAAATGAACCCAAAAAGAAAGATGATAAATATATATACTATGGTGGTTCTGTAGCCGCGCCTGCAGTAAGTAAAATTATAGAAAAAACTCTTAATTATATGGAATTTGGTCCGCAATATGTGCAGTTAGCTCAAAAATAA
- a CDS encoding UDP-N-acetylmuramoyl-L-alanyl-D-glutamate--2,6-diaminopimelate ligase, whose amino-acid sequence MKLSTLVHHLNSVETYNFCNTDITGIANDSRKIRPGYLYVAIKGYKTDGHNFIKESIECGAQAIVSEEVFPLNAKIPHIIVRNARKALSSLSCCFYNNPSQKINVVGVTGTNGKTTTTFLTKSIIEKAGYETGLIGTINYQIGRNVVPAQETTPESVELQRLIAEMAAAKMRFAVMEVSSHSAMQYRIENVNFKTAVFTNISAEHMDYHKTISNYLNAKVELFKNLKKDSFAVLNADDKYSEYFADRTRAKILWYGIKNNADIKADIGKESTSNIMIMLNYAGREMDVKIPFVGLHNVYNVLASAASAVSLGFELDAIKSGIETAPVIPGRLENVPCDLGFRVVVDYAHTPHALETVLHALRNLVKGRVLLVFGCGGDRDKEKRPEMGRIADENSDIFWITNDNPRSEDPVNIIDDITVGIKSGRALHIQTDRYKAIEEALSEAKDDDLLLIAGKGHEKYQIIKDTIIPFDDRVVAMKILSEKSDKKSCK is encoded by the coding sequence ATGAAATTAAGTACGTTGGTTCACCATTTGAACTCTGTGGAAACATACAACTTTTGTAATACAGATATTACAGGCATTGCCAATGATTCCAGAAAAATAAGGCCTGGTTATCTCTATGTCGCAATTAAGGGATATAAGACGGACGGGCATAATTTCATTAAAGAATCTATTGAATGCGGCGCGCAGGCAATCGTTAGTGAGGAAGTCTTTCCTCTTAATGCAAAGATTCCTCATATAATTGTACGTAACGCTAGAAAAGCGCTCTCCTCTTTGAGTTGTTGTTTCTATAACAACCCATCTCAAAAAATTAATGTTGTTGGTGTAACGGGAACAAATGGTAAAACTACTACTACATTTCTAACAAAATCTATAATTGAAAAAGCAGGATACGAGACAGGATTAATCGGTACTATTAATTATCAAATAGGAAGAAATGTAGTACCTGCGCAGGAGACAACTCCTGAATCAGTTGAGCTACAAAGGCTCATCGCGGAAATGGCAGCAGCAAAGATGAGATTTGCAGTCATGGAAGTATCTTCCCACTCTGCTATGCAGTATAGAATTGAGAATGTTAATTTTAAAACTGCTGTTTTTACCAATATAAGTGCAGAACACATGGATTATCATAAAACAATCTCAAATTATTTAAATGCCAAGGTAGAGTTGTTTAAGAATTTAAAAAAAGACTCTTTTGCTGTACTAAATGCAGATGACAAGTATAGTGAATATTTTGCCGATAGAACAAGAGCTAAAATCTTATGGTATGGAATTAAGAATAATGCTGACATTAAAGCGGATATAGGTAAAGAATCTACAAGTAATATTATGATTATGTTAAATTATGCGGGAAGAGAAATGGATGTGAAAATACCCTTTGTGGGTTTACACAATGTTTACAATGTACTTGCCTCGGCTGCAAGTGCAGTTTCTCTTGGATTTGAACTTGATGCCATAAAATCCGGTATCGAAACCGCCCCTGTTATCCCAGGGAGGTTAGAGAACGTACCTTGTGACCTTGGTTTCAGGGTTGTTGTTGACTATGCCCATACTCCTCATGCTCTGGAAACAGTACTGCACGCATTAAGGAATCTGGTAAAAGGTAGAGTGCTTCTTGTTTTTGGTTGTGGAGGTGATAGGGATAAAGAAAAACGTCCGGAGATGGGAAGAATAGCTGATGAAAACTCTGATATTTTCTGGATCACAAATGATAACCCTCGTTCAGAGGACCCTGTAAATATTATAGATGATATCACTGTGGGAATAAAGTCAGGCCGAGCGTTACATATTCAAACAGATAGATATAAAGCAATAGAAGAAGCTCTTTCTGAGGCAAAAGATGATGATCTGCTGCTTATTGCCGGAAAGGGACATGAAAAATATCAAATAATCAAAGATACCATAATCCCTTTCGATGACAGAGTGGTGGCGATGAAGATACTTTCTGAGAAATCTGATAAAAAGAGTTGTAAATAA